A window of the Ogataea parapolymorpha DL-1 chromosome V, whole genome shotgun sequence genome harbors these coding sequences:
- a CDS encoding Vacuolar segregation protein 7, whose amino-acid sequence MSRPKQTEVPSKPAFSNAQRVGSGGSDTDGRRNFTPENKGLAAKQDAKNKNTKSSMVAVVQEQAQNPNLVHILPVSNIVNTVGSGTSSATTGSGSGSSAVANGTMGSSASASVSRQVSSADITKTASPTTGNGASDSFLTHLKSKRSVIDGPVMEDGLRPKKGGAASSLMNLRNANTVSSTSTIQSKASSRAEFFAAKLHDAIKVDDKNSSDSEETFVYDTSTNERPGEPETANDETLTAQQTISDGVRDREAPAATVVRLEDAPSETCSNRSEHNFNSTTSQDRPEEQDRAQSKSPLPRAEDRNQLRQITSRVFDSKGVIPRRYSGMNYEIDDLEETYPAQQVNEPDIYSDSDDDASLSEHAYNNNYGSISSDGYLSNFQNGVYLQQPFLESRNNKLGGSKLKRKPKNLYFSPHDFTGAREVRIRQIKSFCYTIGLILVLLSVGFMSGFILATTKELQHTQIDAISDVLISQEELVFSMEVESFNPGFLSITIQDANIDVFARSQYVDAEEADKKKKPRPVSTILLGTVTSLDVPLHFQGGFFNRQLDWSMTEIKIKNPCSFDDSGEIKILEPSEKWLNISKNPFDLIIRGVLSYQLPISTSNQTVSVSRTFEVNPKDLEGPIPGTKE is encoded by the coding sequence ATGTCGCGGCCCAAGCAAACAGAGGTGCCGTCCAAACCGGCGTTTTCAAACGCCCAGCGAGTCGGGTCTGGAGGATCTGACACCGATGGGCGACGCAACTTTACTCCCGAGAACAAAGGTCTGGCGGCGAAGCAGGATGCGAAGAATAAGAATACCAAGTCGTCGATGGTTGCCGTTGTGCAGGAGCAGGCGCAGAACCCGAATCTTGTGCACATATTGCCCGTCTCGAATATAGTCAACACTGTTGGTTCAGGGACCTCTTCTGCGACGACGGGGTCCGGATCCGGATCGAGCGCGGTGGCCAACGGGACGATGGGCAGTTCCGCGTCGGCAAGCGTGTCGCGCCAGGTGAGCTCGGCAGACATCACCAAGACGGCCAGTCCGACTACAGGGAATGGCGCGTCAGACTCGTTTTTGACACACCTCAAGTCGAAGCGGTCGGTTATTGACGGGCCGGTGATGGAGGACGGGCTGCGGCCCAAGAAGGGTGGCGCGGCGTCgagtttgatgaatttgCGCAACGCCAACACGGTTTCTTCGACCTCGACGATACAGAGCAAGGCGTCTTCGAGAGCCGAGTTTTTCGCTGCAAAATTACACGACGCGATCAAGGTGGacgacaaaaacagctcgGACTCAGAGGAGACGTTTGTCTACGACACCTCGACGAACGAGCGACCGGGCGAGCCGGAGACAGCGAACGACGAGACGCTGACGGCGCAGCAGACGATCAGCGACGGTGTGCGCGATAGAGAGGCGCCGGCCGCGACTGTTGTGCGGCTGGAGGATGCGCCGAGCGAGACGTGCAGCAACCGGTCGGAACACAACTTCAACTCGACAACGAGCCAGGATCGCCCAGAAGAGCAGGACCGTGCGCAGTCGAAGTCGCCGTTGCCGCGCGCCGAGGACAGGAACCAGCTGCGGCAGATCACGTCGCGAGTTTTCGACTCGAAAGGCGTGATCCCGAGACGATATTCAGGCATGAATTACGAGATCGACGATCTGGAAGAGACATATCCAGCGCAGCAGGTGAACGAGCCGGATATCTATTCCGactcggacgacgacgcgTCGTTGAGCGAGCACGCATACAACAACAACTATGGCAGCATCAGCTCAGATGGGTACCTGAGCAATTTCCAGAACGGCGTTTATTTGCAGCAGCCGTTTTTGGAGTCCCGCAACAACAAGTTGGGAGGCAGCAAACTGAAACGCAAGCCGAAAAACTTGTATTTTTCGCCGCACGACTTCACGGGCGCGCGCGAGGTGCGCATTCGCCAGATCAAGAGCTTCTGCTACACAATAGGACTAATATTGGTGCTGCTGAGTGTGGGGTTCATGAGTGGCTTTATTCTGGCCACAACGAAAGAATTGCAACATACGCAGATCGACGCCATTTCCGACGTGCTCATCTCgcaggaggagcttgtgtTCAGCATGGAGGTGGAGAGCTTCAACCCTGGGTTCCTGTCGATCACGATTCAGGACGCCAACATCGACGTCTTTGCGCGGTCGCAGTACGTGGACGCCGAGGAGGCcgacaagaagaagaagccgCGGCCGGTCTCGACCATTTTGCTGGGCACCGTGACCAGCCTGGACGTGCCGCTGCATTTTCAAGGCGGCTTTTTCAACCGACAGCTGGATTGGAGCATGACGGAAataaaaattaaaaatCCCTGTTCATTTGACGACTCTGGCGAAATTAAAATTCTCGAGCCGTCCGAGAAATGGCTCAACATCTCGAAAAACCCCTTTGATCTGATCATTCGCGGAGTTCTGAGCTACCAACTGCCGATCTCAACGTCGAACCAGACGGTCAGCGTAAGTAGAACGTTCGAGGTGAACCCGAAGGACCTAGAGGGCCCTATTCCGGGCACCAAGGAATAA
- a CDS encoding Heat shock protein 26 → MSYYNDPFYSFFENINQEVAQLNNLFNDPFFRSSVASTAPGNRRLENKKSGNEGKEVARPSNQTSGPWDLFRPSAFFDDSFAPPVDIHDNDDSYDVTVAIPGAPKDKVTIDYNKKTNELIVKGEIPERETTKTKANNTYTERTVGKFSRVLKLPVKVDGDKIQAKFENGLLNLTVPKSGEEDEGLQRIEISSSESYDKKSA, encoded by the coding sequence ATGTCTTACTACAACGATCCATTCTACAGCTTCTTTGAGAACATCAACCAGGAGGTTGCACAGCTGAACAACCTGTTCAACGATCCATTCTTCAGATCATCGGTTGCCTCCACGGCTCCAGGCAACAGAAGACTGGAGAACAAAAAGAGCGGAAATGAGGGAAAGGAGGTGGCCAGACCATCGAACCAGACCTCTGGCCCATGGGACCTGTTCAGGCCATCTGCTTTCTTCGATGACAGCTTTGCTCCACCAGTTGATATCcacgacaacgacgactcgtACGACGTGACTGTTGCCATTCCAGGAGCCCCTAAGGACAAGGTCACCATTGACTACAACAAGAAGACGAATGAGCTGATTGTCAAGGGTGAAATTCCAGAGCGCGAGACAACGAAGACCAAGGCTAACAACACTTACACCGAAAGAACCGTTGGTAAATTCTCACGGGTTTTGAAGTTGCCAGTGAAGGTTGACGGTGACAAGATCCAAGccaagtttgagaacggCCTGTTGAACTTGACCGTTCCAAAGAGTGgcgaggaagacgagggACTGCAGAGAATTGAGATCTCGAGCAGCGAGTCGTACGACAAGAAGTCCGCATAA
- a CDS encoding Ras-related protein Rab7: MSTRKKTILKVIILGDSGVGKTSLMQQFINGKFSQQYKATIGADFLPKDLVIDDKQVTMQIWDTAGQERFQSLGVAFYRGSDCCVLVYDVTNTKSFENLQSWKDEFLIQANIKDPDNFPFVVIGNKIDVEENKRLVSSKKAQSLCASMGNLPYFETSAKEAVNVEQAFDVVARNALQQEESLEFSDDYTDAVNIHVDGDSYGSCSC, translated from the coding sequence ATGTCCACTCGTAAGAAAACCATCCTCAAGGTTATTATTTTGGGCGACTCTGGCGTTGGAAAGACGTCTCTGATGCAGCAGTTCATCAATGGCAAGTTCTCGCAGCAGTACAAGGCCACCATCGGGGCCGACTTCCTGCCCAAGGACCTTGTCATTGACGATAAACAAGTGACAATGCAGATTTGGGATACGGCTGGCCAAGAGCGGTTCCAGTCTTTGGGAGTTGCTTTCTACCGAGGATCAGACTGCTGTGTCCTGGTGTACGACGTGACCAACACCAAGTCGTTTGAGAACCTACAAAGCTGGAAGGACGAGTTTCTTATCCAGGCCAACATCAAAGACCCTGACAACTTTCCGTTTGTGGTGATCGgcaacaagatcgacgtgGAGGAGAACAAGAGACTTGTTTCGTCCAAGAAAGCGCAGTCGCTGTGTGCCAGCATGGGAAACCTGCCATACTTCGAAACAAGCGCAAAGGAGGCTGTCAACGTGGAGCAGGCGTTCGACGTGGTGGCCAGAAACGCGCTGCAGCAGGAAGAGAGTCTAGAGTTCAGTGACGACTATACAGACGCAGTGAACATCCATGTCGATGGAGATAGCTATGGGTCGTGTAGCTGTTAG
- a CDS encoding Transcription initiation factor IIB gives MPSPSERPKGVNLNITLVCPECKVYPPEIVERHSEGDIVCALCGLVLSSRIIDTRSEWRTFANDDQNGDDPSRVGEATNGALDSDQLSTVISAGVDGNRAAKELNRIQNRSVVDRKDYALQSAYSKISQLCDGYQLPRVVQDGAKEVYKLVHDDKMLRGKSQEAIMAASIFFGCRKADVPRTYNEIWALTNVPKKDIGKVFKIIKQIIQRKDAEQDGLITRRNNNISTTQTNPEDLVGRFCSHLGLSPQITTSAQHIARTLKELGVLEGRSPTTIAATVIYFSTAIFKQQIPLSRISEKTGVSEGTIKSSYVHMSAARDKLVDQSWIDSGKVDMSALN, from the coding sequence ATGCCTTCGCCATCCGAAAGACCAAAGGGCGTCAACCTTAACATCACTCTGGTTTGTCCAGAGTGTAAGGTGTATCCTCCAGAGATCGTTGAGAGACACAGCGAGGGAGACATCGTCTGTGCTCTTTGCGGCCTGGTGTTGAGTTCGCGAATAATAGATACTCGTTCTGAATGGAGAACGTTTGCCAACGATGACCAGAACGGAGACGATCCATCGCGTGTGGGAGAGGCCACGAACGGAGCGCTCGATTCAGACCAACTGTCTACGGTCATCAGTGCTGGAGTGGACGGAAACCGGGCagccaaggagctgaaccGGATCCAGAACCGTAGTGTCGTTGATAGAAAGGACTACGCATTGCAGTCGGCGTATTCCAAGATCTCGCAGCTTTGTGATGGATACCAATTGCCGCGTGTTGTTCAGGACGGCGCCAAAGAGGTGTACAAGCTGGTGCATGACGACAAGATGCTAAGGGGAAAGAGCCAGGAGGCCATTATGGCCGCATCGATTTTCTTTGGGTGTCGTAAGGCAGACGTGCCTAGAACGTACAACGAAATCTGGGCGCTGACAAACGTGCCGAAAAAGGATATCGGGAAGGtgttcaagatcatcaagcagATCATCCAGAGGAAAGACGCAGAACAGGATGGACTCATCACTCGCCGCAACAACAATATCTCCACCACACAGACCAATCCGGAGGATCTTGTGGGCCGATTCTGCTCGCATTTGGGTCTCTCGCCGCAGATCACCACCTCTGCACAGCACATTGCACGCAcgctcaaggagctgggTGTGCTGGAGGGACGGTCGCCCACCACGATCGCCGCCACGGTTATCTATTTTTCGACGGCCATCTTTAAGCAACAAATCCCGCTGTCGCGGATCAGCGAGAAGACCGGTGTTTCTGAGGGAACCATCAAGTCGTCGTATGTGCACATGTCTGCCGCCCGCGACAAGCTGGTCGACCAGTCCTGGATCGACTCGGGCAAGGTCGACATGTCTGCGCTCaactaa
- a CDS encoding Elongation factor G, mitochondrial, which yields MFRLARLAAAPRVLRSVAPVRAFHRSAAVCGYEEEKVVLDSLSSKLSEADVKRLSKMRNIGISAHIDSGKTTFTERVLFYTGRIKAIHDVRGKDGVGAKMDHMDLEREKGITIQSAATYCSWDKDNEHYHFNLIDTPGHIDFTIEVERALRVLDGAVLVVCAVSGVQSQTVTVDRQMKRYNVPRITFINKMDRMGANPWRAVEQINKKLKIAAAAVQVPIGAEKELSGVVNIIDRQSIYFEGSQGEKLRIEKEVPADLVDLVEEKRATLIEMLADVDDELAEVFLNEEEPSTDLIKAAIRRATIARKFTPVLMGSALANKGVQPVLDAVVDYLPNPSEVLNTALDIANNEAPVNLIAASNQPAVVLAFKLEEGKYGQLTYLRVYQGRLKKGMMITHVKTGKKVKIARLVRMHSNDMEDVDEVGAGEICATFGIDCASGDTFTDGQVNYSMSSMYVPDAVVSLSIHPKTKDAVNFSKAVNRFQKEDPTFRVHYDKDSKETIISGMGELHLEIYVERMRREYNVECTVGRPRVSYRETVLGSTPFEYTHKKQSGGAGQYAKVMGEFKATSLCDPEYVGASPEEDIRFKNNFQTKIVGGKIPEKYLLACSKGFEESLEKGPLTGSRVLGVHMLIDDGQTHVVDSSELSFKTATQFAFKQAFLNAQPVVLEPIMNVVMTSPTEFQGAVIGLINKLGGVIQDTENTAEEFTITSLCSLNNLFGIASQLRALTQGKGEFTMEFKEYQPCPPQLQKKLVEEYQKKGKKD from the coding sequence ATGTTTAGACTCGCCAGATTAGCTGCTGCACCGCGCGTTCTGCGGAGCGTGGCGCCTGTGCGGGCGTTCCATagatctgctgctgtgtGTGGctacgaggaggaaaaggTTGTGTTGGACAGCTTGTCTTCCAAGCTCTCCGAGGCCGACGTGAAAAGACTGTCCAAGATGAGAAATATAGGTATTTCTGCCCACATTGATTCCGGAAAAACCACGTTTACCGAGCGTGTGCTGTTCTACACCGGTCGTATCAAGGCAATCCACGATGTTCGTGGAAAGGACGGTGTCGGTGCCAAGATGGACCATATGGATCTGGAGAGGGAAAAGGGAATTACTATTCAGTCTGCTGCCACGTACTGTTCCTGGGATAAAGACAACGAACACTACCATTTCAATCTTATCGACACTCCTGGCCACATTGATTTCACTATTGAGGTCGAGCGTGCGCTGAGGGTGCTAGACGGTGCAGTGCTTGTTGTTTGTGCGGTTTCTGGTGTTCAGTCTCAGACGGTGACTGTTGATAGACAGATGAAGAGATATAATGTTCCTAGAATCActttcatcaacaagatgGATAGAATGGGCGCCAATCCGTGGAGAGCCGTTGAacagatcaacaagaagctgaagatcgctgctgctgccgtGCAAGTGCCTattggagcagaaaaagagctttCTGGGGTGGTGAACATTATTGACCGCCAATCGATTTATTTCGAAGGCTCGCAGGGAGAAAAGTTGAGGATCGAGAAAGAGGTTCCTGCcgatcttgttgaccttgTTGAGGAGAAAAGAGCTACTCTGATCGAGATGCTGGCCGACGTGGAtgacgagctggcagaggtgtttttgaacgaggaggaaCCAAGCACAGACTTGATCAAGGCTGCTATTCGCCGTGCTACCATTGCTAGAAAGTTCACTCCGGTGTTGATGGGGTCTGCGCTGGCCAACAAGGGTGTGCAGCCCGTTCTGGACGCCGTTGTGGACTACCTGCCTAATCCGTCTGAAGTTTTGAACACGGCCCTGGATATTGCCAATAACGAGGCCCCAGTCAATTTAATTGCCGCCTCGAACCAGCCGGCCGTTGTGCTCGCCttcaagctggaggagggCAAGTATGGCCAGCTGACGTACCTGCGTGTGTATCAGGGCCGTTTGAAGAAGGGAATGATGATCACACACGTCAAGACGGGCAAGAAAGTGAAAATTGCCCGACTCGTGAGAATGCACTCGAACGACATGGAAGACGTGGACGAAGTGGGAGCCGGTGAGATCTGCGCCACGTTCGGAATCGACTGCGCCTCCGGAGACACGTTCACGGACGGCCAGGTGAACTACTCCATGTCGTCGATGTACGTTCCGGACGCTGTGGTGTCGCTGTCGATCCACCCTAAGACCAAAGATGCGGTGAATTTCTCCAAGGCTGTGAACcggttccagaaagaggACCCTACGTTCCGTGTGCACTACGACAAAGACTCGAAAGAGACCATTATCAGCGGAATGGGAGAGCTGCACTTGGAAATTTACGTCGAGAGAATGCGTCGTGAGTACAACGTCGAGTGCACGGTCGGCCGTCCTAGAGTTTCGTACAGAGAGACCGTCCTCGGCAGCACTCCGTTCGAGTACACGCACAAAAAACAGTCTGGAGGTGCTGGTCAGTATGCCAAGGTGATGGGTGAGTTCAAGGCCACGTCCCTGTGCGACCCAGAATACGTTGGCGCGTCGCCAGAGGAAGATATTCGGTTCAAGAATAATTTCCAGACTAAAATCGTGGGTGGAAAAattcctgaaaaatatctccTGGCCTGTAGCAAGGGATTCGAGGAGAGTTTGGAAAAGGGCCCGCTTACCGGCTCGCGCGTTCTGGGCGTGCACatgctgatcgacgacggTCAGACACACGTGGTGGATTCGTCGGAGCTGTCTTTCAAGACGGCCACGCAGTTTGCGTTCAAACAGGCGTTCCTGAACGCGCAGCCGGTCGTTCTGGAGCCGATCATGAACGTGGTGATGACCTCGCCGACCGAGTTCCAGGGCGCTGTCATTGGtctgatcaacaagctcggCGGCGTGATCCAGGACACCGAAAACACGGCAGAGGAGTTCACCATCACGAGTCTGTGCTCGCTGAACAATCTGTTCGGTATTGCTTCGCAGCTGCGTGCTCTGACTCAAGGAAAGGGAGAGTTCACGatggagttcaaggagtacCAGCCTTGTCCGCCACAGCTGCAAAaaaagctggtggaggagtACCAGAAGAAGGGAAAGAAGGATTAG
- a CDS encoding putative secreted protein — protein sequence MKQFLLLPLLCKVAFGRANPIAFAEALALEHGSGYANTMGEIAMLYPTDREWSEEAETIAPCGSYAAPGNRSEFPLDDGFVSLVAKSHQAWAVNLKISYNNNPTSNDDFDTWATHNLTSQIDIGHTCYYLPDIPSNINSGDYATIQLEYMALEDDSNVTHYACADVEFVEKSVFEVTQYALACFNATDDNYYSSEITVDTASWFSSASSAHFATLSESTTLSQSTTSRAAATTTSSSSSSSRTSSATSKSSSSSRGMAGQVAASGPFGLVFGSLLFFLL from the coding sequence ATGAAAcaatttctgctcctccCGCTACTTTGCAAGGTTGCTTTTGGACGTGCAAATCCTATTGCATTTGCCGAGGCTCTTGCTTTGGAACATGGCTCCGGTTATGCAAACACCATGGGTGAAATTGCAATGCTCTACCCAACTGATAGAGAATGGTCGGAAGAGGCGGAAACGATCGCTCCATGTGGATCCTACGCTGCTCCTGGCAATAGATCGGAGTTCCCACTGGACGATGGTTTCGTGTCCTTGGTTGCAAAGTCTCACCAGGCATGGGCTGTCAACCTCAAGATTTCCTACAACAACAATCCAACGTCGAATGATGACTTTGATACCTGGGCTACTCATAACTTGACGAGCCAGATCGACATCGGACACACGTGCTACTACCTGCCAGATATTCCTTCGAACATCAATAGCGGAGACTATGCTACCATCCAGTTGGAATACATGGCTCTGGAAGATGACTCGAACGTGACACACTACGCCTGTGCCGATGTCgagtttgttgagaagAGTGTCTTTGAGGTCACCCAGTATGCTCTGGCCTGCTTCAATGCTACCGATGACAACTACTACTCTAGCGAGATCACTGTGGACACTGCTTCCTGGTTCTCGTCTGCCTCCTCAGCACACTTTGCTACATTGTCTGAGAGCACTACATTGTCTCAGAGTACTACTTCCAGGGCTGCCGCCACCACTACCTCGtcaagcagcagcagcagcaggacCAGCTCTGCTACTTCCAAgtcttcttccagctccCGGGGTATGGCAGGACAAGTTGCAGCCTCTGGTCCATTCGGGCTTGTGTTTGGCTCTctcttgttcttccttCTATAG
- a CDS encoding Stomatin-like protein 2, giving the protein MISPLKQISPIKSARLFRSLVSVSRYSTGNLNFFNRSTLPSNTIIRFVPQQTAWIVERMGKFNRILKPGLAILLPFIDKIQYVQSLKEVAIEVPSQNAITADNVTLEMDGVLYYKVVDAYKASYGVEDAHYAIIQLAQTTMRSEIGQMALDLVLRERTMLNVNITTSINEAAKDWGIEVLRYEIRDIRPPVNVINSMNQVVEKERQKRANILESEGLKLSEINISEAHKQTEILKSEAEKSKKINWAKGESDAMLLKAKATAESIRLVADAIANSPHGKEAVSLNIAEKYVEAFGKLAKETNTVILPASLDNLPKLIASGMNIYNQLNDTELAQKVLTEPQPPAQQKETNNSKNN; this is encoded by the coding sequence ATGATTTCGCCATTGAAACAAATCAGCCCAATTAAAAGCGCCAGGCTGTTTAGGTCGCTGGTCTCGGTAAGCCGGTACTCAACGGGGAATTTGAACTTTTTCAACCGCTCGACCCTTCCCTCCAACACTATCATTCGGTTCGTTCCTCAACAAACGGCCTGGATTGTCGAGAGAATGGGAAAGTTCAACAGAATACTAAAACCAGGTCTTGCAATCTTACTACCGTTCATTGACAAAATCCAGTATGTGCAGTCGCTGAAAGAGGTTGCCATTGAGGTGCCCTCTCAAAACGCTATCACTGCTGACAATGTGACACTGGAAATGGATGGAGTTTTGTACTACAAGGTGGTGGATGCTTACAAGGCGTCCTACGGAGTCGAGGATGCACATTACGCAATTATCCAGCTGGCCCAGACCACAATGCGTTCGGAGATCGGCCAGATGGCGCTCGACCTTGTTCTGCGCGAAAGAACCATGCTGAACGTCAACATCACCACCTCCATTAACGAGGCCGCCAAGGACTGGGGTATCGAGGTGTTGAGATACGAGATCAGAGACATTCGGCCTCCTGTCAATGTGATCAACTCGATGAaccaggtggtggagaagGAAAGACAGAAGCGTGCCAACATCTTGGAATCCGAGGGTCTGAAGCTTAGTGAAATCAATATCAGTGAGGCTCACAAACAGACAGAGATCCTGAAGTCCGAAGCCGAAAAAAGCAAGAAGATTAACTGGGCCAAGGGTGAGTCCGATGCCATGTTGCTCAAGGCAAAGGCCACCGCTGAGTCGATCAGACTGGTTGCTGACGCCATTGCAAACAGCCCACATGGAAAGGAGGCCGTGTCGCTCAACattgctgaaaaatacgtCGAAGCGTTCGGCAAGCTGGCTAAGGAGACAAATACGGTTATTTTGCCTGCCAGTCTAGACAACCTGCCTAAACTGATTGCCAGCGGTATGAACATCTACAACCAATTAAACGACACTGAATTGGCCCAAAAAGTGTTGACCGAGCCACAGCCACCAGCACAACAGAAGGAGACAAATAATTCAAAGAACAATTAA
- a CDS encoding Exosome complex component RRP45, with the protein MVRDYDISNNEKQFVLAALEQNIRLDGRKLLQMRDVQISVSRDEYGYAEVSLGKTKVACRVTAEITKPYEDRPFDGIFQISTDISPICSPFFESGLTTGSKQSNDEILISRLIEKAVRRSGALDLESLCIIAGSKCWAVRADLQFLNYDGNFIDISSIAVMVALLHFRKPDMEIDGNNVILFDEDQRNPVPLSILHIPLCFTFQFYNPNDDEENIKGNLNNELILLDANLIEERLSLGSMTLTINKNKELCQMVKCGGLNIDASMIMNCCQHASNLVDDLTRKINDVIKKDNELRKNPVEKELQVVNQRET; encoded by the coding sequence ATGGTCAGGGACTACGACATCTCCAATAATGAAAAACAGTTCGTGCTGGCAGCCTTGGAACAGAATATCCGACTGGATGGCCgcaagctgctccagatGAGAGATGTCCAGATCTCTGTCTCCCGCGACGAGTACGGATATGCTGAGGTGAGCCTGGGGAAGACCAAAGTTGCCTGTCGGGTCACGGCAGAAATCACCAAACCGTACGAGGACCGTCCGTTTGATGGGATTTTTCAGATCAGCACAGACATTTCGCCCATTTGCTCGCCGTTCTTTGAGAGCGGGCTCACCACAGGAAGCAAACAATCGAACGACGAGATATTAATTTCCAGACTTATTGAGAAGGCCGTGCGACGTTCCGGAGcgcttgatcttgaaagTCTCTGTATAATCGCTGGGTCCAAGTGTTGGGCTGTCCGCGCCGACTTGCAATTTCTGAATTACGACGGGAATTTCATTGATATCTCGTCTATAGCTGTCATGGTAGCATTGCTTCATTTCCGTAAACCTGACATGGAGATCGATGGAAACAACGTTATTCTATTTGACGAGGACCAGAGAAATCCAGTTCCGCTTTCGATACTGCACATTCCGCTGTGTTTCACCTTCCAGTTCTACAATCCAAACGACGATGAGGAGAATATAAAAGGAAATCTGAACAACGAgttgatcttgttggatGCAAACCTGATAGAAGAACGACTCAGCTTGGGCTCGATGACTCTCACtatcaacaagaacaaggaaCTTTGTCAGATGGTGAAATGCGGAGGTCTCAACATCGATGCCAGCATGATTATGAATTGCTGTCAGCATGCCAGTAATTTGGTGGACGATCttacaagaaaaatcaacgacGTGATAAAAAAAGATAACGAACTTCGCAAGAACCctgttgagaaagagctACAGGTGGTCAACCAAAGAGAAACTTAA
- a CDS encoding Lanosterol 14-alpha demethylase, with product MSGTAALIQEVQSAGLYVFDVILALSTAQKIMIVVALPFLYSIVWQLLYSLRNDRVPLVFYWIPWLGSAIPYGMQPYEFFAQCQQKYGDCFSFLLLGKVMTVYLGPKGHEFILNAKLNDVSAEEAYTHLTTPVFGKGVIYDCPNWKLMEQKKFAKVALTKDSFIKYVPLIREEVLNYVNSDSQFRGNKGKVNVLKSQPEITIFTASRTLLGEEVRNMLNTGFAKLYSDLDKGFTPINFVFPNLPLPSYKRRDEAHNIISSTYMKLINKRKQENDIQDRDLVDALMKNSTYKDGTAMTEREIANLLIGVLMGGQHTSASTSSWFLLHLGERPDLQEELYNEIKSVLGDRKEVTYEDLQHLPLVNNTIKETLRLHMPLHSIFRKVMNPLQVPDSKMIVPKGHYVLVSPGFAMTNEKYFPNANTFEPHRWDVSQNAGSSDSDTVDYGFGTISKGVSSPYLPFGGGRHRCIGEQFAYTQLGTILVTFIQTFKWTSKLPKVDYSSMVTLPEEPAEIEWERRAE from the coding sequence ATGTCTGGAACCGCTGCTTTGATTCAGGAAGTTCAGAGCGCCGGACTGTATGTGTTCGACGTTATTCTGGCGCTGAGCACGGCTCAGAAGATCATGATTGTGGTTGCTCTTCCTTTCCTCTACTCTATTGTTTGGCAACTACTTTATTCCCTGAGAAACGATAGAGTGCCTCTCGTTTTTTACTGGATCCCTTGGCTGGGATCTGCCATCCCATACGGTATGCAACCATATGAGTTTTTTGCCCAGTGTCAGCAGAAATACGGTGATtgtttctctttcttgttGTTAGGAAAGGTCATGACTGTGTATCTGGGTCCGAAGGGCCACGAGTTTATTTTGAACGCCAAACTGAATGACGTTTCCGCCGAAGAGGCGTACACCCATCTGACGACGCCTGTGTTTGGAAAAGGAGTGATTTACGACTGCCCAAACTGGAAGCTTATGGAACAAAAAAAGTTTGCCAAAGTCGCCTTAACTAAGGATTCGTTCATCAAGTACGTCCCACTAATCAGAGAAGAGGTTCTTAATTACGTGAATTCTGATAGCCAGTTCAGGGGCAACAAGGGCAAAGTCAACGTCCTGAAGTCCCAGCCAGAGATCACCATCTTCACGGCCTCGAGAACCTTACTTGGTGAAGAAGTGAGAAACATGCTCAACACTGGTTTTGCTAAGCTGTACTCCGACCTTGACAAAGGATTCACCCCGATCAACTTTGTGTTCCCTAATTTGCCGCTTCCTTCATACAAGAGAAGAGACGAAGCACATAACATCATTTCTAGCACATACATGAAACTGATCAACAAACGGAAGCAAGAGAATGATATTCAGGACAGAGATCTGGTTGACGCTctgatgaaaaactctACATACAAGGACGGCACCGCGATGACTGAAAGAGAGATTGCTAATTTGCTGATTGGCGTTCTGATGGGAGGTCAGCACACTTCTGcctccacctcgtcgtgGTTCCTGCTCCATCTTGGTGAGAGACCAGATTTGCAGGAAGAGTTGtacaacgagatcaaatCCGTTCTTGGCGACAGAAAAGAGGTTACCTACGAGGACCTGCAGCACCTTCCTTTGGTCAACaacaccatcaaggagaCACTGAGATTGCACATGCCTTTGCACTCGATTTTCAGAAAAGTGATGAACCCATTGCAAGTGCCAGACTCCAAGATGATTGTTCCAAAGGGCCATTACGTGCTTGTTTCTCCAGGCTTCGCCATGACAAACGAAAAATACTTCCCCAATGCCAACACGTTCGAGCCCCACAGATGGGATGTGTCTCAAAACGCTGGATCGTCCGATTCAGACACAGTGGACTACGGATTTGGTACCATTTCAAAGGGTGTTTCCTCGCCATACCTGCCATTTGGAGGCGGTAGACATAGATGTATTGGTGAGCAATTTGCATACACTCAGCTGGGAACTATTTTGGTCACCTTCATTCAAACATTCAAGTGGACCAGTAAGCTTCCTAAAGTTGATTACTCTTCTATGGTGACTCTCCCTGAAGAGCCTGCTGAGATTGAATGGGAGAGAAGAGCAGAATAA